GGGTAGAAACCGACTACAACCGTCCGCCAAAGGTCCCCCACTTCGTTCGGGATGACGTAGCGTGGCTTGCGATGGCGCGGGTACGGCTTGGATGCCGCCAAATGGTTGCGTCGACGCAGCGTGGCTGTCGATGGAGTGGCACGGAAAGTACGGATGATGTCGCGCGCTGTGTATCTTCGTTTCATGAGGAAACTGATTCTTGTCTCGGCCTTCCTGGTCGCCGCGGCGTGCACCAGCGAACCCGCCGCAACCACGGAATTCAAAGGCGTCAAGACCGTCGTCTACGTCACGCCGGACCTCGACGCAGGAAAAGCCTGGTACTCGTCCGTCTTCGGCATCGAGCCGTATTTCGACGAGCCGTTTTATGTGGGTTTCCAGGTGGGCGACTTCGAGCTGGGACTTGACCCCGACACCGCCCTTGCCCCCCCGGGTCGCGGAGGCATGTGGGTATATTGGGAAGTCGATGACGCCGTCGCGACGTACGACAGACTGACGACCCTCGGAGCCACCGAGGTCACCGGCGTAAGCGACGTCGGTGGCGGCGTCCTTGTCGGGACCGTCGAAGACCCGTTCGGCAACCTCTTCGGCATCATTCAGATGCCCTGACCATCACATCACACCG
The window above is part of the Rhodothermales bacterium genome. Proteins encoded here:
- a CDS encoding VOC family protein, yielding MRKLILVSAFLVAAACTSEPAATTEFKGVKTVVYVTPDLDAGKAWYSSVFGIEPYFDEPFYVGFQVGDFELGLDPDTALAPPGRGGMWVYWEVDDAVATYDRLTTLGATEVTGVSDVGGGVLVGTVEDPFGNLFGIIQMP